A single window of Deltaproteobacteria bacterium PRO3 DNA harbors:
- the cobA gene encoding uroporphyrinogen-III C-methyltransferase has protein sequence MALKTKPKNKPGTVYLVGAGPGDPGLLTLKAQACLERADLVFFDQLVNPEILRHCPRAKRFDVGKRGHRGHFPQEKIAKLLVQAARRHRVVVRLKGGDPFVFGRGGEEAEALRRAGVPFEIVPGVTSAVAVPAYAGIPVTHRSFGSSVAFVTGHEDPEKPGRRARAPAIDWEALARLPTLVLLMGVKTLEENFARLIRAGKSPATPAAIVEWGTYPRQRSRVGDLRSLPGLAKRAGIRPPAVTMVGDVVRLKPALDWFETKPLFGRRVLVTRSGDQASELSRRLSEAGAQALELPAIEIRPPRSWAALDRAIAAIEGYDWLVFTSAHAVDAFLLRLKKFRKGPWGLRHVKIAAVGPATARRLEEAGFSVSRVGESFTSEDLGRSFRAREVKGKKILFPRAEVAREAFVSELRQKGASVEVAVAYRSGAPRLSRRKIRAALGEGAPDLLTFASGATAENLARLLRQAGLWERYRKVPAAAIGPVTRAAAKRAGFRVVVMPRTHTIEALVEAIASYYSKKLNEI, from the coding sequence GGCACCGTCTACCTCGTCGGCGCCGGTCCCGGAGATCCGGGGCTCTTGACCCTGAAGGCCCAGGCCTGCCTCGAGCGCGCCGACCTGGTCTTCTTTGACCAGCTTGTGAACCCCGAGATCCTCCGCCATTGCCCCCGCGCCAAGCGCTTCGACGTGGGCAAGCGGGGCCATCGCGGGCATTTCCCTCAAGAGAAAATCGCCAAGCTGCTGGTCCAGGCCGCGCGCCGCCACCGCGTCGTGGTGCGGCTGAAGGGCGGCGATCCCTTCGTCTTCGGGCGCGGCGGTGAGGAGGCCGAGGCGCTGCGCCGCGCTGGCGTCCCCTTCGAGATCGTCCCGGGCGTGACCAGCGCCGTGGCGGTACCGGCTTACGCGGGCATCCCGGTCACGCATCGGAGTTTCGGTTCCAGCGTCGCCTTCGTCACGGGGCACGAGGATCCGGAAAAGCCGGGGCGTCGCGCGCGCGCCCCCGCGATCGATTGGGAGGCCTTGGCGAGGCTTCCCACCTTGGTCCTGTTGATGGGCGTCAAGACCCTCGAGGAAAACTTCGCGAGACTCATTCGCGCCGGAAAATCGCCGGCGACGCCGGCGGCGATCGTCGAATGGGGGACGTACCCGCGCCAGCGCAGCCGCGTCGGCGATCTGCGCAGCCTGCCCGGGCTGGCGAAGCGCGCCGGGATCCGTCCGCCCGCAGTGACGATGGTGGGCGACGTCGTCCGGCTGAAGCCCGCCCTGGATTGGTTCGAGACGAAGCCGCTCTTCGGCCGGAGGGTCCTCGTGACCCGCTCCGGAGACCAAGCCTCCGAGCTGAGCCGTCGCCTGAGCGAGGCGGGCGCCCAAGCACTGGAGCTCCCGGCGATCGAGATCCGGCCGCCGCGTTCTTGGGCGGCCCTCGACCGCGCGATCGCGGCGATCGAAGGCTACGATTGGTTGGTCTTCACCTCCGCCCACGCCGTCGACGCCTTCTTGCTTCGCCTGAAAAAATTTCGAAAGGGTCCTTGGGGCTTGAGGCATGTGAAAATCGCCGCGGTGGGTCCGGCGACCGCTCGGCGTCTGGAGGAAGCCGGATTTTCTGTTTCCCGGGTGGGCGAGTCCTTCACCTCGGAGGATTTGGGCCGTTCCTTCCGCGCCCGCGAGGTGAAGGGAAAGAAAATCTTGTTTCCGCGCGCCGAGGTCGCGCGCGAGGCCTTTGTCTCCGAATTGCGCCAGAAGGGCGCGAGCGTCGAGGTCGCCGTGGCCTACCGCAGCGGCGCGCCGCGTCTCTCCCGCCGGAAAATTCGGGCCGCCCTCGGCGAGGGCGCGCCCGATCTTTTGACCTTCGCGAGCGGGGCCACGGCGGAGAACCTGGCTCGCCTCCTGCGCCAAGCGGGCCTCTGGGAGCGCTATCGCAAGGTTCCGGCGGCCGCGATCGGTCCCGTG